The following coding sequences are from one Leishmania braziliensis MHOM/BR/75/M2904 complete genome, chromosome 36 window:
- a CDS encoding 60S ribosomal protein L37a — MAKRTVKMGVMGRYGTRYGANPRKRAKKLEVSQHAKHFCSFCGKFAFRRKAVGIWRCDGCSKTVAGGAYTLSTPNNSTVRSTVRRLRELAKI, encoded by the coding sequence ATGGCGAAGCGTACGGTGAAGATGGGCGTGATGGGTCGCTACGGCACCCGTTACGGTGCAAACCCGCGTAAACGTGCGAAGAAGCTTGAGGTGTCTCAGCACGCTAAGCACTTCTGTTCCTTCTGCGGTAAGTTTGCGTTCCGTCGCAAGGCGGTCGGTATCTGGCGCTGCGACGGCTGCAGTAAGACCGTCGCTGGTGGCGCTTACACCCTGAGCACGCCGAACAACAGCACTGTCCGCTCCACAGTCCGCCGTCTGCGTGAGCTGGCCAAGATCTAA